In Miscanthus floridulus cultivar M001 chromosome 8, ASM1932011v1, whole genome shotgun sequence, the sequence CAACTTTTTAACCAAGTTTTCAACCAGCTAGCTAGCCAACCTTAACCCAACTAGTAACGTCATGTGTATCCAAACGGGTGCATTGTCAAGTCCAGCCAGGTATGTTAGTCTACACGGATCTTCTTAAACAAGTGTTTGATAGAGATCCAGACTCTCATAAAAATCTTTCGGATCCAGagtctctcaagaaatgtttcCGGTAACGAATCGGAATCATTTCGTGAAACTGATTGGCTGGTAGCGAATCGGAACCATAAAAAGAtcataataaaataaaaatattcttTGAAAAATTTTAGAACTTTTTGTGGCCAAAGAACAACTTAAATACAACCTATTTTTAACTTATTTCGCTTGAAAATAATTAACTAAAAAATTATGGTAGCTAATATTAGAAGGAGGGCAAGAATTAGAATTACGCGAAACCATCGGGTATCTAGTACTGTTTCTCCTTACTAGGCATAAAAACGAGAAATGTTTCTAGTGATTCTCGAGGGGAAACGTTTCTTACCTGACCTGTTTGGCTGGGATTCTAATCTCGCAAGAATCAGAAACGTGTTTAGTTGCTAAATTAACCGGGGGCCTAATAAGTGTACACGCATGTATATACGGACCAAGCTTTTGCATGGCTCCAAATTGTTAGTCCAACCTGGTACGCATAAAAGTAAGTGAGCCAAGTCCCTGTCTCACCACATCACGACACACCTTACCTACCTAGTTTGGAACGCATGCATGTATACAAAAAAAAAGTAGTGAGATATACGGACCCAGTCGTCGTTAAATACTTGTCGTCAGTCCTCGCTGGCATGCGTATAGAAGTCAAGAGAGCAAGAGTATATATAGAGACGTTCCGGTAGCAAGATCGACACACATCATCAGTACCTGCATAGCACATGTACGTACGTCGATCGATCGAACACGGCAAGCAAATAAATTCACAAATGGAGCTACTACTCTCTGACGAAGTTTTGGCCGTCCTTGTGCCCATCGTGGTGTATTGGGCGTATTGTGGCCTGCATGCAACGCTTGGCCAGTCCATGTACATGGACAAATACAGGCTGCACCCAAGCAGCCATGAAGATAGCAAGAACCGTGTGTCCAAGCGACAGGTTATCAGCAACGTCCTCAAGCAGCAGCTCGTGCAGGTTGCCATGGTGGCCATGGTGATGATGTTCAAGGTGCGTGCGTAGTATATATGCATGCTTAAGATCATTATTAATTTATTATTGCATTGCGCGGGCCAGCATGCTTGATTATATGGCTCTTTTTGGCATGGTTCCTTGCTACATATAATATGTTGCAACGGGACGTATGCGGTGCTTGTGACAATGATAACGAGCAAGCTATTTTTGTTGAATTTAATTGTGATACAACAGGTCAAAGAAGAGAGCGCCATCAGTACGAAGACCTCCTATCTGAAGTTAGCCTGCCAAATCGCGGTGGCCATGGTCTGGTTCGACGTGTGGCAGTATGCATGCCACCGGATCATGCACACCAGCAGGTTCCTCTATCGGAACCTCCACTCGTGGCACCACCGCCTCGTGGTGCCCTACTCCTTCGGAGCCTTGTACGGACACCCAGTCGAGGGCTTTGTCGCTGACACCATCGGTGGCACGGCCGCCTTCGTGGTGTCCGGCATGTCGCCGAGGgcttccatcttcttcttctcgctctGCACCGTCAAGGTCATTGACAACCACTGCGGCCTGTCTCTGCTGCCCAACCGGGATAGCCTGAGCTTCTGGAACAGCGCGGCGTACCACGACGTGCACCACCAACTGCGTGGTGGTAAGTACAACTACTCTCAGCTCTTCTTCGTGGTGTGGGACAGGATTTTTGGGACGTACATGCCCTTCCTCATCGAGGACAAAGGAGATGGAATGCTCCAGGTCCGGGCACCTGGCCTTGACTACAGGAGAAGCAACAAGTAGCTATTCTCATACATGTGTATCTCAAGATCTAGAGTGTATATGACCCAATAAAATGTATGTATATTGAGTATATGATCATATTAGATCACCGGAAGTAGTACTATGTTGTATGTGTAAGTATGCATAGAGTATGTGGTCATGTTTTTTTATATACTACTGTGATGATATTATAAATAATACATAAAATATATGGGTTTGTTTGAAATTTTTGTCACGTGGTAAGATTTAAAATATTTTGAAATGAGTAATATATTTAAACTGATAAATAAGTATGCTTCCATACGCAAGGTGGTTTATTGACTAGAGTTCTGAAAGCCTAAGCCACAATCCACGTGGGCTGGTTGGGTGGCACCAAACACATTAGCTGTCCCTCCCTCTGTGGCCCCCCACACCAACACTGCCATTATGTTTGTATTCACAAATTTCTTTTTCGTGGAGCATAAAACCTCTCTGCAACTAGGGACTAATCTATATCTACATCTCTTATAATTCTAGGCTCCATTGGCAAATCTATCTTGATATGCAAGCTGTCCACCTCAACAGTCCAATATCACATATAACTAAAGCCCAACAACACATGCATTTATGAGGGCCCGTTTACGAGAGCTCTTCTTCAGCTCTGCTCCTTGATTCTCTGACAGAGTGATTTCATTAGATTCTTTCGAGGGAGCGGAGTCGGGAGCTGATGAGAATTGATTCTCTGCTGATCCCCACTTAAATATAATAGGGAATAGGATAAGCgggtttagggggtgtttggcacGGCTCTTCCTGAGGGGCTTCTCCGGAGGAGCAGGAGCTGTTTTGGAagagccacaatttgtggctcctccaaaacggctccgtcTCCTTTGCTTTTTAGTGAAAACGACTTCTTCAGGAAAACGTTTAGCAgagctcctccggaggagccagagccggagctggagagaagccctgccaaacaagcccttattTAGCTCTCAGCTCCTAATATAAAACTATGCTAAAAAAAGTTCCTAGTATAAAACTTTTTTCTCGGGGCGTTGGTCGCATGGCAGCAGGCAAGCGGATAGCGGCGGGAAGAGAAGTGTTGGATGGCAGGGGATAGGATCGCGTGGTCCAAAGGAACTGGCGATGTGGCATAAGGAGAGAGCAGATTTTGGTGTACAAAAatagataataataaaaaataaaatgaaatggTAGATAAAACTCTTACAataaaagtttttttattttatataaatCCCATGAATTGCCTGGGCCAAGAGCCGCCGAAATTGCATCCAGATCTTGGGCCGTCAAAAACGGGTCGTTAACTTACTTGGGCCGTTGGTGCACGCACTGCTCGGACTACTCTGCTCCGTGTCCAACATACCGCCGCCGCGCGGTCGCCTCCTTCCAAAACAAATTCAGGCtgggcgccgccgccgacggACGGAAAACGCACTGTGATCTCTCGATTCCTGCGCTCCACTTCCGTTCCCTTCCTCGTCGGACGTACGTCGTCGCCAGTAATGTTGCTATTTTCCGGTGTCAACTTGCTACGTCTATTAGTTTAACAAGTAAATTATACTAAACTCCTGGATATGCTCTAAAATTTAAACATCGTGGTTGAGAAGCCAACAAAATAGAATTACCTATCAATTCCATGTGATTCAATCTCATTTCTTCATGATAATTCTAAAGATTCTAAATCTTCCGTTATAGCTGCCACTATCTCCGGCAATAACTGTTTGAGAATGATCTAGCTATTTGTTCTAATGTACAATTGAACCGTAGCTTACCTGTCTCTATAGCCAACTATTTTTCTGTTTTATAGGAGGTAGATTGTTAATGCCTTAGCCGGCGAGGCCGCGGTGGACGATGATGTTGACGTCGTTCTTGATGATAAAGACGTTATTGGATGCCTCGTCGGTGCCCACGAAGGTGATATACCGACATAGGCCACAGACACTTGAACCTTGGTGGCGTTACGCAAACATCAGTGCCTCCACAAAGATCTAATCAGTCAGAATGCTCTGCTCGCATGCAGGGGAGGGGCCTTAACATCCCATCGGGTGCATTGCTTTCGTTGCTGTTGGTGGAGGACCCACCGCTGGTAGAGATGGAGGACCTACCGCCACTACTGGTAGACTGCTTTCTGCagcaagtgtaggagtagtggCAACACGTGGAGCTTACCTCTCGATCTCCTCCCTCTCTATTAACTATATGTAGCTCTAGCGGGAAGGGGGGAGGGCTTGAGCCCCCACAGCCCTCTAGCTTCATTCGATGTCCGTTGGAGGGACGGTCGCCTAATCAGTGCATGTCTGAGCATGCATAACATCAAAACGGTACCCCCG encodes:
- the LOC136470904 gene encoding sphinganine C4-monooxygenase 1-like, whose translation is MELLLSDEVLAVLVPIVVYWAYCGLHATLGQSMYMDKYRLHPSSHEDSKNRVSKRQVISNVLKQQLVQVAMVAMVMMFKVKEESAISTKTSYLKLACQIAVAMVWFDVWQYACHRIMHTSRFLYRNLHSWHHRLVVPYSFGALYGHPVEGFVADTIGGTAAFVVSGMSPRASIFFFSLCTVKVIDNHCGLSLLPNRDSLSFWNSAAYHDVHHQLRGGKYNYSQLFFVVWDRIFGTYMPFLIEDKGDGMLQVRAPGLDYRRSNK